Part of the Prosthecobacter sp. genome, GCCTTCCAGGGCAAGACCTTCACGTCCGGCCCGATCGACGACGATGAAGAAGCCAAGGCTGCTGCCTACCTGACCTGGGACGACACCAACAAGCAGGTCGCCTACAACCCCGGCTCGTAATAGCCGTCGGTTCGACTTGTCGCCTGGCTCTGTGACTTAAACAACAGATTCGGACGATTCACGTCCGCCGGGGAGGTGACTCCCCGGCGGATTTTGTGCAACAAAGAACAAGGCTGCGATGGACATGAACATGACAATTCACACGCGAGGCAGGAATGGATTCAGCTTTGTCGAGGCGATCTTCACGATTGCCATCATCGGCATCATGTCATCGCTCGTGGTGAGCGCGATCTCCAACGCCTCGCGCGATGCCCATCGTGTCATGGCACGGCAGCAGCAGGCGTCAGTACAGAGCGCCCTGACCGCCTGGGTGATGGCGCAGACCCGTGTGGGCAGCACCTCCCAGGTACGCAGCCTCGAAAGCGTACGCACCACGTACAATGCCTTGGGCACCACCTCCGCACGCTTCAATCTGCTGGTTCCCAATCCGGCCTCGGCAGATCTCAATTTGCGCGCCGGATTCCTCGATCAGACGACGGCAGATCACTTTCTGGATTACACGACTGGCACCGAAAGAATGAAAACGGCCGCTTTGGACAACGCGAAGCAATATCTGGCGCTTCCCATCTGGCAGAGCGGTGATTTCCCGCGTGTGGACCTGGTCAATGAATAAAACCGCCTTTGACTTCATCATGAACGCCGCATCCAAAAAATCACGATCATCCATGCGAGGCTTCTCCTTGGTGGAGATGATGGCCTGTGTGTCAATCATCGGCATCATCGCCTTCATGGCGATCCCTTCCGTCACGCGCATGCGCAGTGACAGCGAACGCAACTTGGCGATCGCGCGCGCCGAGGCGCTGAATCTTGCCCAGGCGAGCTACATTCAGGTGCGTGGTCGCACGCAGGCGGCGCTGGACTGGTCCTCGGCGGCTTCGGCGGAATCGAAGTACACGCTGCTGCGTCCTTATCTGAGCTTTTCGGAGACCACCCTGGCCGCCTTCATGCCGTCCGGGTACTCGGTGACTTTTGCCCCAGCCATCACCTCCATGACCAAGGCCGCGCTCACCGGCCCGACCGGAACCATTTATTACTGACGCACCTCCAGCATGATCACCTCCACCCACAGAGGAACCTGTTTGCGGAACTCCGCCTCTCTGCCGCGTCGCAGGGAGCGTGGTTTTTCTGTCACTGAGCTGGTCGTCACCATTTCCATCATGGGGGTGCTCGCAGGCATCACGGTGGGATCGTTCAACCAATTTTTGGGCGGAGCCAAGGATGCGCTGGCGGAGGCGCGGCAGGAAATGCTCAATCAGGCGCTGCATCGTTTCGCCCAGCAGAACTACGAGATGCTGTTCAATGCCATGGACAGCGCCACGGCGGATGAAATGGTCATCCTGCGCACGCTTCAGTACCGTGACACAAACCTCGGCCGCGCGAAGATCGGCTCGCCCTACATGGATCCGCGCTACAACCCGCTGTCCTCCAGCTCCACCACGCTGTACCGCCTGCGCTGGACCGGAAGGATGTATGAACTGCTCAAACCCGGGCAGTCAGGAACCGGGCTGCTGATGAATTTCGAAGGCACAGACTTCACCACGGCATTCGTCTTTCCGCCGAACTTTCAAATGGCGGGACGCTGATCCCGCCACGCACGCTCTCATGTCCGCCACCCTCCAGATTCCGGTCTCTTCAACGCCAAAATCCTTTGGCGCTGCGAGTAATCCGCCGAACGCGACAATTGAGGCGCGGCAGACGGCGATTCTCGCCATTCAATCCATCGAGGGACTCGCCCTGCAGCACGGCATGCTGCCAGTCACGCTGCTGCGCGAGAGCTGCTCGCCGGATGCTGAGCGCCTGATCCGCAAACTCGGTCGTGTCCCTTATGTGGCTGATCCGTGGCTGCCGGTCACCACCATCGGCCCGCTGCTGGTCATGGCGCATCACAATCCGCGGGCAGGGGACCTGTGGGGCGTTCCGCCGTTCCTGACGATCCGGGTGCTCGTCACGCAGGAGCAGTATCAAAACACGCGCAAGGATCTCGTGCAGCGTTTTGGCCAGATGCCGATCTCGCAGTCGAACGCGATGGAGCAGCTTCAGCCGCCGGTGTTTGCCGACATGGGACTGGAGGGCTCCTTCAACTGGCTGCTCGAGCACTGCCCTTACGAGCCGGCGGAAATCACCAAGCTCAAGGGCTTCTACGAGGCGCAGAAGGGCAAGTCTGACACGCTCGGCATCACGCACTTCAATGTGGTGCAACGCAACATGGGCGTCGCCTTGCAGCATCTCATCAGCAACTGCCGGACACTCGTTTACAGCGCCACCGAAGCGCAGCGCCAGACATTCTTCCCGATCCCGCTGCTGGAACGGCACAACGTCTATCCGCTCTACATCGGTAAGCATGTCGTCTTCCTGCTCAGTGAGAGCAGCGACTGTTACGCCTTCGAGGACGAATGGCTCTCCATGGGCAATCCGGCGGTGAAAATCGTCCCCGTGCTGGCCGATCTGGCGAGCATCCGTGAGGCCATCAACCGTGCCGGCGCCACGTTCGATCCCAGTGCGGTGGCCTCGATGGAGGGGGCGTCGCTCTCAGTCGCCGACGATTCCAGTGTCGTCGAAATCTCTCCCGAAGACATGGCGCGGGTCAATCCGCAGAATCCGAATCATGAGCCCGAGCAGCTCGTGCAGTGGGCCTTGTTCACCGCCATTCGCTGTCGCGCCTCCGACTTGCATGTGGAGAAGTTCTACAGCTTCACGCGCTTTCGTGCGCGCATGGACGGCACCATGAAAACCATCATGACGGCCCCGGAAAGCCAGCTCAACCGCTACGTGGCGCTGCTGAAAAACTACGCAGGCATGAACCAGAACCGCCAGGAATGTCAGGACGGCCGCATGGCGCTTTCGATAGGCCGTCGCCGTGTCGATGTCCGTGTCGCCGCCATCCCGACGCGGCGTGAGTTCCAGAAAGTCATCATGCGCTTCCTTGACAAGCAGGACGGGGTGAAGCGCCTCTCGGACTTCAACCTCTCCCAGCGCCAGATCGACATCCTAACCCGCACGATGCAGCGTGATCAGGGCCTCGTTCTCGTCACCGGCCCCACCGGTTCCGGCAAGACCACGACGCTCTATGCGCTGCTCAACAGCGTGAACGATGAAGGCGTCAACATCCAGACCATCGAAGACCCCATCGAATACGAGATCGAGGGCATCAACCAAACGCAGACCAACAACGCACGCGGACTCGATTTCGCCAACGGTCTCCGTTCCCTGCTGCGTGCCGACCCGGACATCATTCTGATTGGTGAATCACGCGATGCGGAAACCGCCGGCGCTGCGGTGAATGCCTCGCTCACCGGCCACTTGGTGCTCACCACCCTGCACGCGAACGACTCGCTGCGTGCTGTTTCGCGACTGTTGTCCATGGGCGTCGAAAAATACCTCCTCGCCGACTCCCTCGCCCTCAGCCAGGCGCAGCGCCTGTCCCGCCGTCTGTGCAGCTACTGCAAGCAGCCCATGCAGGCACCGCAGGATGTGCAGGACCTGATGGCCAAGCAGGCCGTCATCACCCAGCCGCTCACCACCCCGATCTACAACGCCCGTGGCTGCGATGAGTGTCATGGCACCGGCTATGCCGGTCGCGTGGCCCTCATGGAGCTCTGTGAGGTGAACAACGAGCTGCGGGATCTGGTGGAAGAAGGCGCGCCACTCAGCGCCATGCGCGCCGCCGCCTTCAAGAACGGCTTCCGTTCCCTCTACCAGGAGGGCCTGCAGCAGGTCATTGGCGGCCACACCTCGCTCGATGAGATCAAATGCCTCAGCTACACAGCCATGTGATGCGCCTGAAATTTTCAATTATTCCACCCTTCGCAAGCCATGTCACAATCCACCCAGCTCCTCCCTCGTGAATTCGCCGCGCGCGCCGTCGCCCGCGTGCTGATCGTTGATGATGAACCGCACGTTCTTGCCGTGGGCAAGGCCGTGCTGGAAGCCCACGGTTTTGAGGCCGTGGCCTCGCGCAGCGGGGAGGAAGCGCTCGAGCTCGTGCGTAAAGGCGTCGAGGAGGGGCAGCGCTTCAGCGTGGCAATCCTGGACATCACCATGCCTGAGGGGGCCTCCGGCTTTGAAGTGCTCGAATGGCTGCGCGCCTGCGATCCGCGCCTGCCCGTCATCGCCTGCAGCGGTTACTTTCAGGAGGATGTGAAGGATCTCTGCCAGGCTATCGGTTTCGTCGATGTACTGCACAAGCCCTTCAATCTCGAAAGCCTCTGCCTCGCCGTGCGCCGCGCCATGGTTCAGGACATCGAGGCAGTCGGGGTCGTCTCCACTCTGCAGCCTGGAACTGCGTCA contains:
- a CDS encoding type II secretion system protein; its protein translation is MITSTHRGTCLRNSASLPRRRERGFSVTELVVTISIMGVLAGITVGSFNQFLGGAKDALAEARQEMLNQALHRFAQQNYEMLFNAMDSATADEMVILRTLQYRDTNLGRAKIGSPYMDPRYNPLSSSSTTLYRLRWTGRMYELLKPGQSGTGLLMNFEGTDFTTAFVFPPNFQMAGR
- a CDS encoding response regulator, which translates into the protein MSQSTQLLPREFAARAVARVLIVDDEPHVLAVGKAVLEAHGFEAVASRSGEEALELVRKGVEEGQRFSVAILDITMPEGASGFEVLEWLRACDPRLPVIACSGYFQEDVKDLCQAIGFVDVLHKPFNLESLCLAVRRAMVQDIEAVGVVSTLQPGTAS
- a CDS encoding type II secretion system protein, yielding MRGFSLVEMMACVSIIGIIAFMAIPSVTRMRSDSERNLAIARAEALNLAQASYIQVRGRTQAALDWSSAASAESKYTLLRPYLSFSETTLAAFMPSGYSVTFAPAITSMTKAALTGPTGTIYY
- a CDS encoding type II secretion system protein, whose translation is MNMTIHTRGRNGFSFVEAIFTIAIIGIMSSLVVSAISNASRDAHRVMARQQQASVQSALTAWVMAQTRVGSTSQVRSLESVRTTYNALGTTSARFNLLVPNPASADLNLRAGFLDQTTADHFLDYTTGTERMKTAALDNAKQYLALPIWQSGDFPRVDLVNE
- a CDS encoding GspE/PulE family protein, with translation MSATLQIPVSSTPKSFGAASNPPNATIEARQTAILAIQSIEGLALQHGMLPVTLLRESCSPDAERLIRKLGRVPYVADPWLPVTTIGPLLVMAHHNPRAGDLWGVPPFLTIRVLVTQEQYQNTRKDLVQRFGQMPISQSNAMEQLQPPVFADMGLEGSFNWLLEHCPYEPAEITKLKGFYEAQKGKSDTLGITHFNVVQRNMGVALQHLISNCRTLVYSATEAQRQTFFPIPLLERHNVYPLYIGKHVVFLLSESSDCYAFEDEWLSMGNPAVKIVPVLADLASIREAINRAGATFDPSAVASMEGASLSVADDSSVVEISPEDMARVNPQNPNHEPEQLVQWALFTAIRCRASDLHVEKFYSFTRFRARMDGTMKTIMTAPESQLNRYVALLKNYAGMNQNRQECQDGRMALSIGRRRVDVRVAAIPTRREFQKVIMRFLDKQDGVKRLSDFNLSQRQIDILTRTMQRDQGLVLVTGPTGSGKTTTLYALLNSVNDEGVNIQTIEDPIEYEIEGINQTQTNNARGLDFANGLRSLLRADPDIILIGESRDAETAGAAVNASLTGHLVLTTLHANDSLRAVSRLLSMGVEKYLLADSLALSQAQRLSRRLCSYCKQPMQAPQDVQDLMAKQAVITQPLTTPIYNARGCDECHGTGYAGRVALMELCEVNNELRDLVEEGAPLSAMRAAAFKNGFRSLYQEGLQQVIGGHTSLDEIKCLSYTAM